From Shewanella psychrophila, a single genomic window includes:
- a CDS encoding sigma-54-dependent transcriptional regulator: protein MDTILIVDDNQAVCDALALMLELHGYQTHTCLSPEVALKLVKIHDIALVIQDMNFTQDTTSGEEGKSLFYDLRLLQPQLPIVLITAWTQLDIAVELVKEGAADYMGKPWDDAKLLNSVTNLISLHTLSRENSQLQRVDSQRMVAIKDADLCGIVFASGSMQRSVDLALQIARSDVSVLITGPNGAGKDKLADIIHANSPLKNKPFIKVNIGALPMDLLEAELFGAEAGAFTGANKTRIGRFEAADGGTLFLDEIGNLSLSGQIKLLRVLQTGEFERLGSHQTRKVNVRVLSATNAELALDIQEGRFREDLFYRLNVIELELSPLNQRQDDILPLVSHFIGSDFSLNKQTQKALLAHGWPGNVRELENACKRAVILAPSKILSALDFGLSAELLPSEPTELKSALVSVCEPELESGSKSKSKFKPESELKPKPEPETGPLADTSELPDSANVTANSGASISVIDKASIQAELDRHKGVIARVAKSLGLSRQALYRRMEKFGINK, encoded by the coding sequence ATGGATACGATTCTCATCGTCGATGATAACCAGGCCGTGTGTGATGCATTGGCACTGATGTTGGAACTTCACGGGTATCAGACCCACACCTGTTTATCCCCTGAAGTGGCTCTGAAATTGGTTAAAATCCATGATATTGCCTTAGTGATCCAGGATATGAACTTTACTCAGGACACCACCTCGGGTGAAGAAGGGAAATCACTTTTCTATGATCTGCGTCTATTGCAGCCTCAACTCCCTATCGTGTTGATCACCGCCTGGACTCAGCTGGATATTGCCGTCGAGCTGGTCAAAGAGGGCGCCGCGGATTATATGGGTAAACCTTGGGACGATGCCAAGCTACTTAACAGTGTGACTAACCTTATTTCGCTACATACCCTATCTCGGGAAAACTCCCAGTTACAGCGTGTCGATAGCCAACGTATGGTGGCTATCAAAGATGCAGATTTGTGTGGAATAGTGTTCGCTAGTGGTTCGATGCAGCGTAGTGTCGACCTTGCGTTGCAGATAGCACGTTCAGATGTGTCTGTGCTGATCACTGGCCCCAATGGCGCGGGTAAAGATAAGCTTGCCGATATTATTCATGCTAACTCTCCTCTGAAGAACAAACCTTTTATCAAGGTGAATATTGGCGCCTTGCCTATGGATTTGCTGGAGGCCGAGCTGTTCGGCGCAGAAGCCGGTGCTTTTACAGGCGCTAACAAGACGCGCATAGGCCGCTTCGAGGCGGCCGATGGCGGTACACTTTTCCTAGACGAGATAGGTAACTTGTCCTTATCGGGTCAGATTAAACTGCTGCGAGTGCTACAAACCGGTGAATTTGAACGCTTGGGCAGTCATCAGACCCGTAAAGTCAATGTACGCGTGCTCAGCGCCACCAATGCCGAGCTTGCTCTCGACATTCAGGAGGGACGTTTCCGTGAGGATCTCTTCTATCGTCTCAATGTTATCGAGCTGGAGCTTTCTCCTCTCAATCAACGCCAAGATGATATTTTGCCTCTGGTGAGTCACTTTATTGGATCGGACTTCTCTCTTAATAAACAGACTCAGAAAGCCTTGCTGGCCCATGGGTGGCCCGGCAATGTCAGGGAGCTGGAAAATGCCTGTAAGCGTGCCGTGATACTGGCACCGTCCAAGATTCTGAGCGCATTGGATTTCGGTCTGAGTGCGGAGCTTTTACCATCTGAACCTACAGAGCTAAAATCTGCGTTAGTTTCCGTATGTGAGCCTGAATTAGAGTCAGGCTCTAAGTCTAAGTCTAAGTTTAAGCCTGAGTCAGAGCTAAAACCTAAACCAGAGCCTGAAACTGGCCCGTTAGCCGACACATCAGAATTGCCAGACTCGGCTAATGTTACTGCCAATTCAGGTGCTAGCATAAGCGTTATCGACAAGGCGAGCATACAAGCCGAGTTAGACAGGCATAAAGGCGTCATAGCTCGTGTGGCAAAGTCTCTTGGACTCAGCAGACAGGCCTTGTATCGCCGCATGGAAAAGTTTGGTATCAATAAGTAG